A genomic window from Cardiocondyla obscurior isolate alpha-2009 linkage group LG02, Cobs3.1, whole genome shotgun sequence includes:
- the LOC139113213 gene encoding uncharacterized protein, which yields MPLIGTMQLQCALPKATMSTSQILVLLALVATVAVATETKSDSKGAVDSKDAKSKRGLELSLGHGGGFGGGGGFGGHEFGGLGGGDFGGGFAGGLGGSGGGGGGDGGRISGITIHREVSVPVPVPYTVEKNIPVPVHVPVKVPVDNPIPVKVLKPYPVPVEKTIAIPVEKPVPVPFKVPVKVPVKVPVPYTVPYKVPYPVHKEVPYPVKVPVVVKESYPVLVHEGGHGGGFEGGFGGGLGGGFGGGHEHSSYDFH from the exons ATGCCGCTGATTGGCACGATGCAACTTCAGTGTGCACTCCCGAAGGCTACTATGAGCACTTCGCAG ATCCTCGTGCTCCTCGCCCTTGTGGCGACGGTGGCTGTAGCCACTGAGACCAAGTCCGACAGCAAAGGAGCCGTCGACTCAAAGGATGCCAAGAGCAAGCGTGGACTGGAACTGAGTCTCGGTCATGGCGGTGGCTTTGGTGGCGGCGGTGGTTTCGGTGGGCACGAATTTGGTGGCCTCGGCGGTGGAGATTTCGGCGGAGGATTCGCTGGCGGTCTTGGAggaagcggcggcggcggcggcggcgacggtggacGTATCTCCGGCATCACGATCCATCGCGAAGTCTCGGTGCCCGTCCCGGTGCCTTACACCGTCGAGAAAAACATCCCGGTACCAGTACACGTCCCAGTGAAGGTTCCAGTCGACAACCCGATACCGGTTAAAGTACTGAAGCCTTACCCAGTCCCGGTGGAGAAGACCATAGCGATCCCCGTGGAAAAACCGGTTCCGGTGCCCTTCAAGGTGCCGGTAAAGGTGCCCGTCAAGGTGCCCGTTCCGTATACCGTACCGTACAAAGTACCTTACCCCGTGCACAAAGAGGTGCCTTATCCGGTCAAGGTCCCGGTCGTCGTTAAGGAATCGTACCCTGTCCTGGTGCATGAGGGCGGCCATGGAGGTGGTTTCGAAGGCGGTTTCGGAGGCGGTTTGGGAGGCGGTTTCGGAGGCGGTCACGAGCACAGCAGCTATGACTTTCATTGA